In the Pieris napi chromosome 19, ilPieNapi1.2, whole genome shotgun sequence genome, one interval contains:
- the LOC125059237 gene encoding serine protease snake-like: protein MIICFVLVALNFAPAASVGEKAILACTSHGQSMLECHNVLYPNSKVRVPVDLLLYPHMVLIGFQNDNQEPTWKCGGTLISDRWVVSAAHCIEDPMYGPAKVMRIGTATFEFDEVDELAQERIISAIVPHPGYRPPSKYHDIALMKAEPPFILSRNVRIACLQVDDNIPPVKLTAIGFGTTRSGAAAGSQTLMKVDVDSINGTVCNRSMRILIRRRVLANGITDEQMCAGDYENGGKDTCQGDSGGPLQYMEEHVDCIRTFPLHVLVGVTSFGRDCGRKMAPGVYTRVSRYIEWIESVVWPGVYIS, encoded by the coding sequence ATGATAATATGCTTTGTGCTCGTCGCGCTAAACTTCGCTCCTGCGGCCTCAGTCGGCGAAAAGGCCATCTTGGCCTGTACGAGCCACGGCCAATCTATGCTCGAGTGTCATAACGTTTTATATCCCAACTCGAAAGTGAGAGTTCCAGTAGACCTTCTGCTCTATCCGCACATGGTTTTAATTGGCTTTCAAAACGACAACCAGGAACCGACTTGGAAATGCGGTGGAACACTGATAAGCGACAGATGGGTGGTCAGCGCTGCGCACTGTATTGAAGATCCCATGTACGGACCCGCAAAAGTCATGAGAATCGGAACTGCCACGTTTGAGTTTGACGAGGTCGATGAGTTGGCACAAGAAAGAATTATATCTGCAATTGTTCCACATCCCGGATATAGGCCACCTTCTAAATACCACGACATAGCGTTGATGAAAGCCGAACCACCATTTATACTAAGTAGAAACGTCCGCATCGCATGCTTGCAAGTAGATGACAATATTCCACCTGTTAAATTGACAGCCATAGGCTTCGGGACGACAAGGTCGGGTGCAGCAGCGGGTAGTCAGACTTTAATGAAGGTAGATGTCGATTCCATCAACGGCACAGTGTGCAATCGATCGATGAGGATTTTAATTCGAAGAAGAGTTCTTGCGAATGGAATTACGGATGAGCAAATGTGCGCCGGCGACTACGAGAACGGGGGAAAGGATACGTGTCAGGGTGATTCGGGGGGCCCTCTTCAGTACATGGAGGAGCATGTGGACTGCATCAGGACATTCCCTCTTCACGTGTTGGTCGGAGTGACGTCCTTTGGAAGGGATTGTGGAAGGAAAATGGCTCCAGGTGTATACACGAGGGTTTCTCGCTACATTGAGTGGATCGAAAGTGTTGTCTGGCCTGGGgtttatatatcttaa